From a single Helicovermis profundi genomic region:
- a CDS encoding ATP-binding protein: MYRNAMNNLYKWKNNENRKLMIIRGARQVGKTWLMKKFGEIAYKKTVYINFDNNLQMKKLFETDMNIDRIIMGIELYCGFKINSVNTLLIFDEIQEVSKALTALKYFNENAPEYQIICAGSLLGVALHQGTSFPVGKVEFMDLYPLSFSEFMRAMGKEQFVEVMQQSKYDLLNTFKQEYIELLKYYYYVGGMPEVVSNFAKNKNFNEVREIQKLILMAYEQGFSKHAPNDVIPRIRMLWNSIPSQLTKENKKFVYGLIKEGSRAKEYEMAMLWLIDYGLIHKVHRVSTPNLPLKAYEDLKAFKLFTLDVGLLSCMVRLNQNVLLDGNELFKEFKGALTEQYVLQQFKTSSHIETYYWINNRGRAEIDFVVDTGEKIIPVEVKAETNLKSKSLKSYYDKFNPSISIRTAMTDYKREDWILNIPLWAIEILENEVIK; encoded by the coding sequence ATGTACAGAAATGCTATGAATAATTTATATAAATGGAAGAATAACGAAAACAGAAAACTGATGATTATAAGAGGTGCTAGACAAGTCGGAAAAACTTGGCTTATGAAGAAGTTTGGTGAAATTGCTTATAAGAAAACTGTTTATATAAACTTTGATAATAATTTGCAAATGAAAAAACTCTTTGAAACAGATATGAATATAGATCGAATTATTATGGGAATTGAACTATATTGTGGTTTTAAAATTAATTCAGTAAATACACTGTTAATTTTTGATGAAATACAAGAAGTTTCAAAAGCATTGACAGCCTTGAAATATTTTAACGAAAATGCACCAGAATATCAAATCATTTGTGCAGGTTCATTGCTTGGTGTAGCCTTACATCAAGGTACATCATTTCCAGTTGGAAAAGTTGAATTTATGGATTTATATCCTTTATCTTTTAGTGAATTTATGAGAGCGATGGGAAAAGAGCAATTTGTAGAAGTTATGCAACAAAGTAAATATGATTTGTTGAATACTTTTAAGCAAGAATATATAGAGTTATTAAAATATTATTATTATGTTGGTGGTATGCCAGAAGTTGTTTCAAATTTTGCAAAAAATAAAAATTTTAATGAAGTTAGAGAGATTCAAAAGTTAATATTAATGGCATATGAACAGGGTTTTTCTAAACATGCACCAAATGACGTGATACCAAGAATTAGAATGTTGTGGAATAGTATCCCATCCCAATTGACAAAAGAAAATAAGAAGTTTGTATATGGTCTTATAAAAGAAGGTTCAAGAGCTAAAGAATACGAAATGGCAATGCTTTGGTTAATTGACTATGGACTTATTCATAAAGTACATCGAGTTTCGACTCCAAATTTACCGTTAAAAGCTTATGAAGATTTAAAAGCCTTTAAATTGTTTACGTTAGATGTTGGCTTATTATCGTGTATGGTAAGACTTAATCAGAATGTTTTATTAGATGGAAATGAATTATTTAAAGAATTTAAAGGCGCTTTAACAGAGCAATATGTATTACAGCAGTTTAAGACTTCTTCTCATATAGAAACTTATTATTGGATTAATAATAGAGGACGTGCTGAAATAGATTTTGTAGTGGATACAGGTGAAAAAATTATACCGGTTGAAGTTAAAGCTGAAACAAATCTTAAATCTAAAAGTTTAAAAAGTTATTATGATAAATTTAATCCTTCTATTTCTATAAGAACTGCAATGACAGATTATAAAAGAGAAGATTGGATACTAAACATACCTCTTTGGGCAATAGAAATATTAGAAAATGAAGTTATAAAATAA
- a CDS encoding tyrosine-type recombinase/integrase: MNIWKDKECVKIYFQYNAELLKIIKQISGGKYNESENIWIFPIKKYDEIISRFNYKKVENGIIPSINERKEKLREYMVRKGYSPKSIKNYVNHLNRFLIFSNNKTDIESVNKYLLNLLEIKESSHSYCNQAINAIKTYLREANIASEIDLIKIVRPKKEKVLPKVLSMSEVKSIIDVTENTKHKTQLMIAYSCGLRVSEVANLKVTDIDSKRMVVIIKQGKGRKDRIGTLSVKMLEQLRDYYKEYKPTNWLFENQMKNGPIGTRTLQRIFNAAAKKSKINKPATFHSLRHSFATHLLESGVDIRYIQEFLGHSSTKTTEIYTHVSRKSLMGIVNPLDRLG, from the coding sequence ATGAATATTTGGAAAGATAAAGAATGTGTGAAAATTTATTTTCAATATAATGCAGAATTACTTAAAATAATTAAGCAAATCAGCGGTGGTAAATATAATGAAAGTGAAAACATTTGGATCTTTCCAATAAAAAAATATGATGAAATAATTTCAAGATTTAACTATAAAAAAGTAGAGAACGGAATTATTCCATCAATTAACGAAAGAAAAGAAAAACTAAGAGAGTATATGGTACGAAAAGGCTATAGTCCAAAATCAATTAAAAATTATGTGAATCATTTAAATAGATTTCTAATATTTTCTAATAATAAAACAGATATTGAAAGCGTTAATAAATATTTGCTTAATCTATTAGAAATTAAAGAATCAAGTCATTCATATTGCAATCAAGCAATCAATGCAATAAAAACATATCTTAGGGAAGCGAATATTGCCTCTGAAATTGATTTAATTAAAATAGTTAGACCCAAAAAGGAAAAAGTACTTCCAAAAGTCTTAAGTATGTCAGAAGTAAAATCTATAATTGATGTAACTGAAAATACAAAACATAAAACTCAACTTATGATTGCATATTCTTGTGGATTAAGGGTTAGCGAAGTTGCTAATTTAAAAGTTACAGATATAGATAGCAAAAGAATGGTAGTTATCATAAAGCAAGGAAAAGGAAGAAAAGATAGAATAGGAACATTGTCTGTAAAGATGCTTGAACAATTACGGGATTATTATAAAGAGTATAAACCTACAAATTGGTTATTTGAAAATCAAATGAAGAATGGACCAATAGGTACAAGAACACTTCAGAGAATTTTTAATGCAGCAGCGAAGAAATCTAAAATTAATAAACCTGCTACATTTCATAGCCTAAGACATTCATTTGCAACACATCTTTTAGAAAGTGGAGTAGATATTAGATATATACAAGAATTCTTAGGACATTCAAGCACAAAGACGACAGAAATATATACACATGTGTCTAGAAAGTCGTTGATGGGAATAGTTAATCCTTTAGACCGCTTAGGGTAG
- a CDS encoding DUF4393 domain-containing protein, with translation MNTIITKKAIDESVKLLPQVYEDIAQPAFKEVGTVVGKSVKSLLAPVRGLLWGWEKIEEFIVNDVEKKLEKISLENRKSPDPEIAVPAMQALTYTADNKYLREMFVNLLANSMDLSKNKLVHPSFTEIIKQMSSLDAKVLERISKNKGNIRATNPEIRIVGSNQVFIDATPNWFLGWTFEGFDIFDISASLVRLSKYGLIELMFDRTAGKDGYEQFTANHLILDILDKYQTENLDRELEIYETKSVFYINDYGKQFVKVCL, from the coding sequence ATGAATACAATAATAACAAAAAAAGCAATTGATGAATCAGTAAAATTACTTCCACAAGTATATGAAGATATTGCACAACCAGCTTTTAAAGAAGTTGGAACAGTTGTAGGAAAATCAGTTAAGAGCTTGTTAGCTCCAGTACGTGGGTTACTTTGGGGTTGGGAAAAAATAGAAGAATTTATAGTAAATGATGTTGAAAAGAAATTGGAAAAAATATCATTAGAGAATAGAAAAAGTCCTGATCCTGAGATTGCTGTGCCTGCAATGCAAGCACTTACTTATACTGCTGACAACAAATATCTTAGAGAGATGTTTGTAAATTTACTTGCAAATTCAATGGATTTATCAAAAAATAAATTGGTACATCCATCATTCACAGAAATTATAAAGCAAATGAGTAGTTTGGATGCAAAAGTTTTAGAAAGAATTTCAAAAAATAAAGGAAATATTAGAGCAACAAATCCTGAAATTAGAATAGTAGGTTCAAATCAAGTATTTATTGATGCTACACCAAATTGGTTCTTAGGATGGACTTTTGAAGGATTTGATATTTTCGATATTTCAGCTAGTTTGGTTAGGCTAAGTAAATATGGATTAATTGAACTTATGTTTGATAGGACAGCAGGTAAAGATGGATATGAACAATTTACAGCAAATCATCTGATTTTAGATATATTAGATAAATATCAAACAGAGAACTTGGATAGAGAATTAGAAATATATGAAACTAAGAGTGTATTTTATATTAATGATTATGGAAAACAGTTTGTTAAAGTGTGTTTATAG
- a CDS encoding STM3941 family protein encodes MNTISIKENKDKLIGLVFSGIIGTCFSVFSLIMGVVGKNILLIIIGIIATLFLGICATYIIRRSIKTISSEPAVELIRISDEGIFDLSSMISTGLISWSEVKSIRIVRCFTQKFIGIEVNNVEKYLMRISSTKRMVAKLNMMMKFPPINISVNTFDVNIEELANTMKDRLLKYNDKSIL; translated from the coding sequence ATGAACACGATTAGTATCAAGGAAAATAAAGATAAATTAATAGGTTTAGTATTTTCGGGAATTATAGGGACCTGTTTTAGTGTATTCAGTCTAATTATGGGAGTAGTTGGGAAAAACATATTACTTATTATAATTGGGATTATTGCAACATTATTTTTGGGAATTTGTGCGACCTATATTATTAGACGAAGTATTAAAACGATTTCGTCAGAACCTGCTGTGGAACTAATTAGGATAAGTGATGAAGGTATTTTTGATTTATCAAGTATGATAAGTACGGGACTAATAAGTTGGAGTGAAGTCAAATCGATAAGAATAGTAAGATGTTTTACTCAAAAATTTATTGGAATAGAAGTAAATAATGTTGAAAAATATTTAATGAGAATTTCATCAACAAAGCGAATGGTAGCGAAGTTGAATATGATGATGAAATTTCCACCAATTAATATATCAGTAAATACTTTTGATGTAAATATTGAAGAGCTTGCTAATACAATGAAAGACAGGCTGTTGAAGTATAATGACAAAAGTATATTATAG
- a CDS encoding endonuclease/exonuclease/phosphatase family protein, with amino-acid sequence MKIATYNIWNSEKNYSDRMKLLVDLIKKENIDLIALQEVKDEEIIKKIKYECNFEYSYWKKYFDCDEGLAILSKFPMSNLWTNWDDSEDVHNSGLMYATIIIKQYKIGIMNVHLDWKKVRNREIEIAKAVKHFDSQETDYAILLGDFNSSDNSSIYNFLKGEYSLDELSTDWTDLAKAYSYRKGKEVDYTLDFCNNPRWEDEYTFSIPERVDWILMKEPYPKISPKLEEYQLLGKERINKMTPSDHYGVLVELKFDVERPD; translated from the coding sequence ATGAAAATAGCAACATATAATATTTGGAATAGTGAAAAAAATTATAGTGACAGAATGAAGCTACTAGTTGATTTGATAAAGAAAGAAAATATTGACCTGATTGCATTACAAGAAGTTAAAGATGAAGAGATAATAAAAAAGATAAAATATGAATGTAATTTTGAATACTCATATTGGAAAAAGTATTTTGATTGTGATGAAGGTTTAGCGATATTAAGTAAGTTTCCAATGAGTAACTTATGGACTAATTGGGATGATAGTGAAGATGTACATAATAGTGGGTTAATGTATGCCACTATTATTATTAAGCAATACAAAATAGGAATAATGAATGTTCATTTAGATTGGAAGAAAGTAAGGAATAGAGAAATTGAGATTGCTAAAGCTGTTAAGCATTTTGATTCGCAAGAAACGGATTATGCTATTTTACTTGGTGACTTTAATAGTAGTGACAATTCTTCAATATACAATTTTTTGAAAGGTGAATATTCATTAGACGAATTAAGTACTGATTGGACTGATTTAGCTAAAGCTTATTCATATAGGAAAGGTAAAGAAGTAGATTATACTTTGGATTTTTGTAACAACCCAAGATGGGAAGATGAATATACTTTTTCAATACCTGAAAGAGTTGACTGGATATTAATGAAGGAACCATATCCAAAGATATCTCCAAAATTAGAGGAGTATCAATTGTTAGGTAAAGAAAGAATAAATAAAATGACACCAAGTGATCATTATGGAGTATTGGTTGAATTGAAGTTTGATGTAGAGCGACCGGATTAA
- a CDS encoding GNAT family N-acetyltransferase — protein sequence MFKVLNYKDFNQELVEQLMEFTYKESTYEIFEDSYLSKIDKENEYEKKKAHEKFKSDYYNFIESFMSSPNDSQFIAVIDKDNKYVSGVRAIKMSELIWFEEALETAVDYRNCGYSTTLIKGLIRHLEGEKCEIIIAHVSKFNIESINLHKKLGFELTSKKVIDENNKYCPNQLQFEYKIKRKLS from the coding sequence ATGTTTAAAGTATTAAATTACAAAGATTTTAATCAAGAATTAGTTGAACAACTAATGGAATTTACTTATAAAGAATCTACATATGAAATATTTGAAGATTCCTATTTAAGTAAAATTGATAAAGAAAATGAATATGAGAAAAAGAAAGCGCATGAAAAATTTAAATCTGATTATTATAATTTCATTGAATCGTTTATGTCATCTCCAAATGACTCACAGTTTATTGCAGTTATAGATAAAGATAATAAATATGTAAGTGGAGTAAGAGCAATAAAGATGAGTGAATTAATATGGTTTGAAGAAGCTTTAGAAACAGCAGTTGATTATAGAAATTGTGGTTACAGTACAACTTTAATTAAAGGATTGATTAGACATCTTGAAGGTGAAAAATGTGAGATTATAATTGCTCATGTAAGCAAATTTAATATTGAGTCTATAAATTTACATAAAAAACTTGGATTTGAGTTGACATCAAAAAAAGTGATTGATGAAAATAACAAATATTGTCCAAATCAGCTTCAATTCGAGTATAAAATAAAAAGGAAATTAAGTTGA
- the ltrA gene encoding group II intron reverse transcriptase/maturase, which translates to MNIGKPKRACTRASIDYTNQWKSIDWNIVKTVINKLQSRIAKAVSENRINLVKKLQYLLAKSYYAKLLAVKRVTSNKGKRTFGIDKKLWSTESLKYENALKLTNKGYKSKPLRRIYIDKDKGKKKRPLGIPTMYDRAMQALYLQTLDPVSETILDKRSFGFRLYRSTKDAYAYLFKCLGTKHSVEWVLEGDIKGCFDNISHEWIKRNILMDKRVLKQFIKAGYVLNNKLYKTKSGTPQGGIISPTLANLTLNRMSKMLQEKYWKNSVGTIDRQYNKLKVNIVIYADDFVVTARDKETLVEIKELISNFLQKRGLELSKEKTIITHIKEGFDFLGWNFRKFKDKLIIKPSNKSLRKVLKNIKNTIKKNLMQKQDILISRLNQIITGWCNYHKHACSKKIFQTLDKEIFESLWNWCKRRHPTKSKNWRKKKYFSEIKSRDWIFKTENKILKFATDFKIKRHVLIKFDANPYLNEYKDYYLKRNLLNSRLV; encoded by the coding sequence ATGAATATAGGAAAGCCAAAAAGAGCTTGTACTCGGGCATCTATAGATTACACAAATCAATGGAAAAGTATAGACTGGAACATTGTAAAAACTGTAATTAATAAACTTCAATCAAGGATAGCTAAAGCAGTATCGGAGAATAGAATAAACCTAGTAAAGAAATTACAGTATCTTTTAGCAAAATCATATTATGCAAAACTACTAGCAGTAAAGAGGGTTACCAGCAATAAAGGTAAACGAACATTTGGAATTGATAAGAAACTGTGGTCAACAGAATCACTTAAGTACGAAAATGCATTAAAGTTGACAAATAAAGGTTATAAATCAAAACCACTTAGACGAATTTATATTGATAAAGATAAAGGGAAAAAGAAAAGACCGCTAGGAATTCCTACAATGTATGATAGAGCAATGCAAGCATTATATTTACAAACACTTGATCCCGTATCAGAAACTATTTTAGATAAAAGAAGTTTTGGATTCAGACTATATAGAAGTACAAAAGATGCATATGCATATTTATTTAAATGTTTAGGAACTAAGCATTCGGTAGAGTGGGTACTTGAAGGTGATATAAAAGGATGTTTTGATAATATATCACATGAATGGATAAAAAGAAATATCTTAATGGATAAAAGAGTATTAAAACAATTTATAAAAGCTGGATATGTACTAAATAATAAGCTTTATAAAACAAAATCAGGAACACCACAAGGCGGTATAATATCACCAACACTAGCAAATTTAACACTTAATAGAATGAGTAAAATGTTGCAAGAAAAGTATTGGAAAAATAGTGTTGGAACAATAGACCGACAATATAATAAGTTGAAGGTAAATATAGTAATATATGCAGATGATTTTGTAGTAACAGCAAGAGATAAAGAAACACTTGTTGAAATAAAAGAACTTATATCAAATTTCTTACAAAAACGAGGTTTAGAGTTATCAAAAGAGAAAACAATAATAACACATATAAAAGAAGGATTCGATTTTTTAGGATGGAACTTCAGAAAGTTTAAAGATAAATTGATAATAAAACCATCAAATAAATCATTAAGAAAAGTGCTAAAAAACATAAAAAATACAATAAAGAAAAATCTAATGCAAAAGCAGGATATATTGATAAGTCGCCTAAATCAAATAATAACAGGATGGTGCAATTATCATAAACATGCATGTTCAAAGAAAATATTTCAAACATTAGATAAGGAAATATTTGAAAGCTTATGGAATTGGTGCAAAAGAAGACATCCAACGAAATCGAAGAACTGGCGAAAGAAGAAATATTTTTCAGAAATCAAATCAAGAGATTGGATATTTAAAACTGAAAATAAAATTCTAAAATTTGCAACAGACTTCAAAATAAAAAGACATGTGTTAATAAAGTTTGATGCAAATCCTTATTTAAATGAATATAAGGATTATTATTTGAAGAGAAACTTGCTAAACAGTAGACTTGTTTAG
- a CDS encoding HNH endonuclease family protein, giving the protein MKTVTLDALILREDFEITSSVGSSGNTRNKATLSIEDIKYDSFFFAALRKPIFQRETNEWDKNKVFSMIESFINSDLIPALILWRNSGGYIFVIDGAHRLSSLGAWINDDYGDGEISLKYYGNVISPEQKKVAETTREIVNEKIGSFKEIWAISRDITSTKDVKKQEMAKNLGALAVQLQWVEGDAIKAEDSFLKINQSATKISDAELDLIMNREKAYAISARAIVRAGKGYQYWSNFNEDVQMEIVNYSKKIHNIMFGENKYNRDDINSYTIAGIQSSSMTLDVVTQTVKICNGVYNKQGATEGNEKNVVNSLKNTLKILEYINSNKPFSLGIHPYVFFYSDIGKHKVGSYYGFLMFTKELVEKKKLDKFTRNREKFEQTIYKYSFLIQQIIRKKRQSKKAYSTIRDYFNELLDIIDKNENISIDEIVTNIKNHTDFNYLQMDIIDTQRVSVKSNFSRGKKQQIKLQSYIKSLPKCSICGGYLSTTSMSVDHIIRKEDGGNNSRENAQLTHLYCNTTYKN; this is encoded by the coding sequence ATGAAAACAGTAACATTAGATGCTTTAATATTAAGAGAAGATTTTGAAATCACATCATCTGTAGGGAGCAGTGGAAACACAAGAAATAAAGCAACACTTTCAATTGAGGATATTAAATATGATTCTTTCTTTTTTGCAGCCTTAAGAAAACCAATATTTCAAAGAGAAACAAATGAATGGGATAAAAATAAAGTTTTTTCTATGATAGAAAGTTTCATTAATAGCGATTTAATACCAGCATTAATATTATGGAGAAATTCAGGAGGGTACATATTTGTAATTGATGGTGCACATAGACTTAGTAGTCTTGGTGCTTGGATTAATGATGATTATGGTGATGGAGAAATTTCATTAAAATATTATGGAAATGTAATATCACCTGAGCAGAAAAAGGTCGCTGAAACTACTCGTGAAATTGTTAATGAAAAAATTGGTTCTTTTAAAGAAATTTGGGCAATAAGCCGTGATATAACTTCTACAAAAGACGTTAAAAAACAAGAAATGGCTAAAAATTTAGGAGCATTAGCCGTTCAATTACAATGGGTAGAAGGAGATGCAATAAAAGCTGAAGATTCGTTTTTGAAAATTAATCAATCAGCAACTAAAATAAGTGATGCAGAATTAGATTTGATAATGAATAGAGAAAAAGCATATGCAATTTCTGCAAGAGCGATAGTAAGAGCTGGCAAAGGATATCAGTATTGGTCTAATTTTAATGAAGATGTTCAAATGGAAATTGTAAATTACTCAAAAAAAATTCATAATATTATGTTTGGAGAAAATAAATATAATAGAGATGATATAAATTCATATACCATTGCAGGAATTCAGTCATCAAGTATGACACTAGATGTTGTTACTCAAACTGTAAAAATATGCAATGGTGTTTATAATAAACAAGGAGCAACAGAAGGTAATGAAAAGAACGTTGTAAATAGCCTTAAAAACACTTTGAAAATATTGGAATATATCAATTCTAATAAGCCATTTTCATTAGGAATACATCCTTATGTATTTTTCTATTCTGATATAGGAAAACATAAAGTTGGATCGTATTATGGATTCTTAATGTTTACGAAAGAATTAGTTGAAAAAAAGAAATTAGATAAATTTACAAGAAATAGAGAGAAATTTGAACAAACAATATATAAATATAGTTTTTTGATTCAACAAATAATTCGAAAAAAGAGACAATCAAAGAAAGCTTATTCTACTATAAGAGATTATTTTAATGAATTACTGGATATTATAGATAAAAATGAGAATATAAGTATAGATGAAATAGTTACAAATATAAAAAACCATACAGACTTTAATTATCTTCAAATGGATATAATAGATACACAAAGAGTATCCGTTAAAAGTAATTTTTCAAGAGGCAAAAAACAACAAATAAAATTACAATCATATATAAAATCGTTACCAAAATGTTCTATTTGTGGTGGTTACTTGAGTACTACATCAATGTCAGTTGACCATATCATTAGAAAAGAAGATGGTGGTAATAACTCGCGAGAAAATGCTCAATTAACCCATTTATATTGTAATACAACATATAAGAATTAA
- a CDS encoding restriction endonuclease — MSKNYIKIESTKEYYKNGNIKAYQSLMTHVKLGKTVKVRNKDHSIYIEKYNLAISQLTEEWRAQKQNEDVEEFIASSSKLHIKVSENEKFDYKKIYERKVLKEIGSRPSRPSFIKVPKLLEKPNKESEKYIVNIKWYHKLFGLTNQVINKIEKIYENDLELYNSSHSEKQKIENINKYKLKEYNDLLDEYNKEIESDMNYYNKLFEDYSNLDDNLKIKAYFEKVIKNFSLCFSIIEFKHLNLEYNFEDRSLVVDFLLPQESYFPKAKAYKYVKSRNEINEIQFKEKERNELIKDTYYSMYLAIAYEIYNFDISNKVSDIILNGFYKGIDKRTGKEFEVCIMSSKIPYEEFKDIDFKNINPRDTFKYFKGRGTPDVNNITQIEPIRFSDKSKFKIINSDSVLDSLSAESNLAAMDWQDFEVIIRDVFELEFREQDIEIKNTQQSNDGGIDVVAFNKNPYTGGVILLQAKRYTNIVTPEPVRALKGSMDEHKAIRGILVTTSDFGNSSREFANAHNITLINGDQLVDLFSSHGFNFHINLEQAKILNCK, encoded by the coding sequence ATGAGTAAAAATTATATAAAGATTGAAAGTACAAAAGAATATTATAAAAACGGAAATATTAAAGCGTATCAATCTTTAATGACGCATGTAAAACTTGGTAAAACGGTTAAAGTAAGAAATAAAGATCATTCAATATATATTGAGAAATATAATTTAGCAATAAGTCAACTTACCGAAGAGTGGAGAGCTCAAAAGCAGAATGAAGATGTAGAGGAGTTTATTGCATCATCAAGTAAATTACATATTAAAGTAAGTGAAAATGAAAAATTTGATTATAAAAAAATATATGAACGTAAAGTGTTAAAAGAGATTGGAAGTCGCCCGAGTAGACCAAGTTTTATAAAAGTTCCTAAATTATTAGAAAAACCAAATAAAGAGTCGGAGAAATATATTGTAAATATCAAATGGTATCATAAGCTTTTTGGTTTGACAAACCAAGTGATAAATAAAATTGAAAAAATATATGAAAATGATTTGGAATTATATAATAGTTCACATTCAGAAAAACAGAAAATTGAAAATATAAATAAATATAAGTTAAAAGAATATAATGACTTGTTAGATGAATATAATAAAGAAATTGAATCTGATATGAATTACTATAATAAATTATTTGAAGATTATTCTAATTTAGATGACAATTTAAAAATAAAAGCATATTTTGAAAAAGTTATAAAGAATTTTTCTTTATGTTTTTCAATAATTGAATTTAAACATTTGAATTTAGAATATAATTTTGAAGATAGATCTTTAGTTGTCGATTTTCTACTACCACAAGAATCATATTTTCCTAAGGCTAAAGCATATAAATACGTTAAATCTAGAAATGAAATAAATGAAATACAATTTAAAGAAAAAGAACGCAATGAATTAATTAAAGATACTTATTACAGTATGTACTTAGCGATTGCATATGAAATATATAATTTTGATATTAGTAATAAAGTTAGTGATATCATACTAAATGGATTTTATAAAGGTATAGATAAAAGAACGGGTAAAGAATTTGAAGTATGTATAATGTCATCTAAGATACCTTATGAAGAATTCAAGGATATAGATTTTAAAAATATTAATCCTAGAGATACGTTTAAGTATTTTAAAGGAAGAGGTACACCTGATGTTAATAACATAACTCAAATTGAACCTATAAGATTTTCTGACAAAAGTAAATTTAAAATTATTAATAGTGATTCAGTATTAGATAGTTTGTCAGCAGAATCTAATTTAGCTGCTATGGATTGGCAAGATTTCGAGGTGATAATTAGAGATGTGTTTGAATTAGAATTTAGGGAACAAGATATTGAAATTAAAAATACTCAACAATCAAATGATGGAGGAATTGACGTAGTAGCGTTCAATAAAAACCCTTATACAGGTGGTGTAATATTATTACAAGCGAAAAGATATACTAATATAGTTACTCCTGAACCAGTAAGGGCATTAAAGGGTTCAATGGATGAACATAAAGCTATTAGAGGAATACTAGTAACGACTTCAGATTTTGGTAATAGTTCAAGGGAATTTGCTAATGCACATAATATTACATTGATTAATGGAGATCAATTAGTCGATTTATTCAGTAGCCACGGATTTAATTTTCATATAAATCTGGAACAAGCTAAAATATTGAATTGTAAATAA
- a CDS encoding VOC family protein, translated as MLKLGSTYLKTKNMEKSIKFYSTLLNMKPSSQNYDRWAQFDFGGQCIALFNPDYDDRRISSDENLEGVYSQNYIEYIRHENIKYGNNMVLNFYIEDLKEEYERLQTLNIGEITQIMYMNIAMPYYSFVLIDPDGNEIEIAGEYKE; from the coding sequence ATGTTGAAATTAGGTTCTACTTATTTAAAAACGAAAAACATGGAAAAATCAATTAAGTTTTATAGTACGTTATTAAATATGAAGCCGTCATCGCAAAATTATGATAGATGGGCTCAATTCGATTTTGGCGGACAATGTATTGCATTATTTAATCCTGATTATGACGATAGGAGAATTTCAAGTGATGAAAATCTTGAAGGTGTTTATAGTCAAAATTATATAGAATATATAAGGCATGAGAATATTAAATATGGAAATAATATGGTCTTGAATTTCTACATAGAAGATTTAAAAGAAGAATATGAACGATTACAGACGTTAAATATTGGGGAAATTACACAAATAATGTATATGAATATTGCTATGCCATATTACTCATTTGTATTAATAGATCCAGATGGTAATGAGATAGAAATAGCAGGAGAATATAAGGAATAA